TTGGCGATGTAGCGGGCGGTGGGGTTGGGCCATTCCATGTAGCCGGAGGACGGGCAGAGGATGAAGCGATTGCCTTGGCCGGCGTCGATGGCTTCGTGGATCAGGTGGGTCATTCGCTCGTCAGAGGCAGTCATTAGGTCATGGGATTCAATACCGCCCTCTAGACCCATTCGGTTGCCTACTTGCGCAAACGCATCAGATAGGGTGATGTCCCCCATCGGTGGGGGCTCCATTGGGTTGAGGACATCAACACCCATCTCCATAAATCGGCTGAGAACGGGACCCATTTTGCCGTGGCAATGAACCCATACTCGTCCGCCGCCGTTATGGATGAGGTCACATAATGGCTTGTCGAAGGCATAGACGAAGTCATCAAAGTCTTTTATACCCATGAGAGGAGGGATGCATAACTCCGGACCAATCCAGGCGAAGACGGGCTTTAGCCCTGCCTCTAATGCGCACTTCACGTGGTCATAAAGGCGTTTGGCATAAACTTCAATGGCTTCACTGAGCAGATTGCGGCACTCCATGCTCCATAAGGCGAAGTTAATAGACCCCGCAGCACCCTGCAAGGCATACATGGCATGCGGAAGGCCATAATCCACAATCCCCCGCTCGCCAATCGATGCTTCGGCTGCTTCAAAAGGCTTGGTTGTGAAGGGAAAAGGCTCATAAGGAGCCGAGAGGAGTATCTTTATATCCTTAGGTTGTTTGAGCAATGGCTCGATATCATAGCTTGGTAGTCCAACAGTACTATCTTTCCTGGCGCATGTTAGTACACCCTGTGAGGTCTTCAATTCCGTCCTGACAATCACCCATTTATCCGACTCCGACGGTTCTTCCCAGCGCCTCCACAAGTCCCCACCATAAATCCCGCCATAGATATCAAAAGGCGAGTTGGCGCTTCCGATATGGTCAGCTAATTCCAACCCCAATTGATAGACCGGCTCATAGTCGGGATGAAGCATCGATTGACCCTTAACGAACCCCCAGAGCTTTACGGCAGGCCTATCAGGTATCTGCCCCCGGAATATCCTTGTCAGTCTTTCACGCGAGGTCATTGCCATGATTTAATAGTGCTCTAACTTGACTGGCGCTTTTCTTGCGGCGGACATGGGTAGAGCGGCATCTATCTCAAGTTCCCTATAAGCATCGGTGCCTGTAACGGGTGGTTCCTTGCCATCACGTACGGCCGTAGCGAAGGCAATCGTACCGCACTTAATCGACTGCTTGAATTCGGTTCGGGAGTTGCCATCTGGAGGAGCCCATACGATCTTTTGCGGCTCATCTCCCACACGCATTCGGAATTCACCGGAAAGGTCCTCGATCATGCCCATCGCCTTTGTGCCGATATATTCAATTCGCATGAGCGGCGCTTCCCAGGCAGTCTTGCAGGAACCAGTCAATGTGCCAATGCTTCCGTTTGTGAACTTGAGAGTGGCGGAACGGTCACGATCGAGTTCTCCTGGAGACATATAGGCTGTTAATTCATCTACATCCCCGTTGAACCATCGCATCAAGTCAATCACATGGCTCCAGCAGCAGAGGTGGGCAAATACATTAACCATAAGTGGGTCGCCAAACTCACCGGCAGTGATCGCTGCCTTCATAGCCTTGGCATGGCTAACGGTTCGATAATTAAAGCCGATACCAAAGAACTTGCCGCTCTTACGCCAGGTGTCCATAATCTGCTTGCCGGCAATCAGGTCACTTTCCTCTACGTTGAACTGACCTTTGGCGCCGGCAAGAGGCTTTTCGCAGTAGAC
Above is a genomic segment from bacterium containing:
- a CDS encoding uroporphyrinogen decarboxylase family protein, which codes for MAMTSRERLTRIFRGQIPDRPAVKLWGFVKGQSMLHPDYEPVYQLGLELADHIGSANSPFDIYGGIYGGDLWRRWEEPSESDKWVIVRTELKTSQGVLTCARKDSTVGLPSYDIEPLLKQPKDIKILLSAPYEPFPFTTKPFEAAEASIGERGIVDYGLPHAMYALQGAAGSINFALWSMECRNLLSEAIEVYAKRLYDHVKCALEAGLKPVFAWIGPELCIPPLMGIKDFDDFVYAFDKPLCDLIHNGGGRVWVHCHGKMGPVLSRFMEMGVDVLNPMEPPPMGDITLSDAFAQVGNRMGLEGGIESHDLMTASDERMTHLIHEAIDAGQGNRFILCPSSGYMEWPNPTARYIANLKTFVAEGVRYAEQGRVVPTSKRSL
- a CDS encoding Gfo/Idh/MocA family oxidoreductase, with amino-acid sequence MALKVAIVGCGGIGCNDHAPAYAEVDGVELVATCDLVEEKAKNLADRYGIPYFTNIDKMLESLNIDVVDVVTNEVYRPEPLMKALRAGKHVYCEKPLAGAKGQFNVEESDLIAGKQIMDTWRKSGKFFGIGFNYRTVSHAKAMKAAITAGEFGDPLMVNVFAHLCCWSHVIDLMRWFNGDVDELTAYMSPGELDRDRSATLKFTNGSIGTLTGSCKTAWEAPLMRIEYIGTKAMGMIEDLSGEFRMRVGDEPQKIVWAPPDGNSRTEFKQSIKCGTIAFATAVRDGKEPPVTGTDAYRELEIDAALPMSAARKAPVKLEHY